A DNA window from candidate division KSB1 bacterium contains the following coding sequences:
- a CDS encoding GH116 family glycosyl hydrolase — protein sequence MKRVAYLLANPANPSREEQAGWHFLTRQAGFKHTKLSLADLTRRPALLQNCDLLWWHYDSEPALPAAACDPGLATAVQAWLAAGGALLLTLLAAPYVCDLGLEAQRPNFLAKGGWPQDCWAAGYHDRRGFAGYGDHPIFAGLQRGVFTWSPQRGSAFAAAFYEAPAAPQQGSVIAVGRAYIRLDEHWRLITEYQAGAGRVLTIGSFLFFDHAANLYRRHLEAFVRNCLAYLLEPPAQAVRTHWPLPPATVKQVLSGTRSHSIRTQEQWRVAASGLGFAARPASDNFFDLGGRRILLMGHERGGLDEIWCPPFRGLQHLRTAFRIGEGGWLGSDTLTPVVTITPETLQREYRLPGAVITEHTFADLHDPAAALHYRVEAQTTVEIFLTAVCDLRLMWPYSEQATGNLLFGWQEGPAAVFIQDESSTRCVMFGGSRMPEARLAGHYARITEGAGQLHGEPTALLQVAMGLRYVLAAGAQELTIVFAGSAQGEGEARQAYRRLLQHPARSLRRQARHFERLLRDAALVVTPDETFNAGLRWALAASDRFFVATPGVGAGFMAGFATTASGWKGGHEISGRPGYAWYFGRDSVWTALAALAYGDFTKVKQTLELLGTHQDVDGKIFHELTMNGQAHFDAADATPLYVMLMGRYLRASGDRDFVRQQFPRVQRAMGCCLATDRDGDHFIENTHVGHGWVEGGALFPAHAEFYLNACWTAALWEAGNLAKALGQDRLLRRWARHWQTVRHRLPVRFWNKQTRFYNFAKRTDGTFVDEKTIMPAVAIYLGLIPRKRAEICLQELAGLRFSTDWGVRLVSCDSPIYDPAGYHTGSVWPLFTGWLALAEYRSYRPTQGFVHLMNNLLRYRDWAAGCVPEVLHGEQYRPAGVCPHQAWSEAMVLLPVLEGMLGLECDALRHHVTLRPALPPQWDFFEVKNVRLGRHRLHLRMHRRGKETVYSFRTDSTMPMTLRFQAILPLGTEVKLLRLNDSRQFGGMQITHYRDFPELEFELYGHARLAFHHDGGIGVMPPVSLPRVNEPSRGFRLLREEWACGILQLTVEGRPGREYELELFDPDHTIRNVENARIVARHGSMVVLGFELQRRGPENGPVTGNIMVTAA from the coding sequence ATGAAGCGCGTTGCGTACCTGCTGGCCAACCCCGCCAATCCCTCGCGCGAAGAGCAGGCGGGCTGGCACTTTCTGACACGGCAGGCGGGATTCAAACACACCAAACTCTCCCTGGCTGATTTGACACGACGCCCCGCGCTTCTGCAAAACTGCGATTTGCTGTGGTGGCATTATGATTCAGAGCCGGCGCTGCCGGCCGCTGCGTGCGATCCCGGATTGGCAACGGCAGTGCAAGCGTGGCTCGCTGCCGGCGGCGCACTCCTGCTCACGCTGCTCGCTGCGCCTTATGTTTGCGATTTGGGTTTGGAAGCGCAGCGGCCGAATTTCCTCGCCAAAGGCGGGTGGCCGCAGGATTGCTGGGCCGCGGGCTACCATGACCGGCGCGGCTTTGCAGGCTATGGCGACCATCCGATTTTCGCGGGATTGCAGCGAGGCGTGTTCACGTGGAGCCCGCAGCGCGGCAGCGCCTTTGCCGCCGCCTTTTACGAAGCCCCGGCTGCGCCGCAGCAGGGCAGCGTCATTGCGGTGGGCCGCGCCTACATCCGCCTCGACGAACACTGGCGTTTGATCACCGAATATCAGGCCGGTGCCGGCCGCGTGCTCACCATTGGTTCCTTTCTCTTTTTCGATCACGCCGCCAATCTCTATCGCCGTCATCTCGAAGCTTTTGTACGCAACTGCCTGGCCTATTTGCTGGAACCACCCGCGCAAGCGGTGCGCACCCATTGGCCGCTCCCGCCGGCGACCGTCAAGCAAGTCTTGTCCGGCACCCGGAGCCATTCGATTCGAACACAGGAGCAGTGGCGTGTGGCCGCAAGCGGGCTGGGCTTTGCCGCACGGCCGGCCAGTGACAATTTCTTCGACCTGGGCGGCCGGCGTATTTTGCTCATGGGTCATGAGCGCGGCGGTCTCGATGAAATCTGGTGCCCGCCGTTTCGCGGCCTGCAACACTTGCGCACCGCCTTCCGAATCGGAGAGGGCGGGTGGCTGGGGAGTGACACGCTGACTCCGGTTGTCACGATTACGCCGGAAACGCTGCAGCGCGAATATCGTCTGCCCGGCGCCGTCATCACTGAGCACACTTTTGCCGACTTGCATGATCCTGCCGCCGCACTGCACTATCGGGTGGAGGCGCAAACCACAGTCGAAATTTTTCTCACCGCAGTTTGTGATTTGCGCCTGATGTGGCCATACTCCGAGCAGGCCACGGGCAATTTGCTCTTTGGCTGGCAGGAGGGCCCGGCGGCGGTGTTTATCCAGGACGAGAGCAGCACGCGCTGCGTCATGTTCGGCGGGTCGCGCATGCCGGAAGCCCGGCTTGCCGGCCACTATGCGAGAATCACAGAAGGCGCGGGCCAGTTGCACGGCGAACCGACGGCGCTGTTGCAGGTTGCAATGGGATTGCGTTACGTGCTTGCCGCGGGGGCGCAAGAATTGACCATCGTCTTTGCCGGTTCGGCTCAGGGCGAAGGGGAGGCCCGACAGGCCTATCGCCGCCTGCTGCAGCATCCCGCACGCAGTCTTCGCCGCCAGGCGCGGCATTTTGAAAGGCTGCTGCGCGACGCGGCACTTGTGGTCACGCCGGATGAGACTTTCAATGCAGGCTTGCGCTGGGCGCTGGCCGCCAGTGATCGTTTCTTCGTTGCAACGCCCGGTGTGGGCGCCGGCTTCATGGCCGGCTTTGCCACCACGGCCAGCGGCTGGAAAGGCGGGCATGAAATCAGCGGCCGGCCGGGCTACGCCTGGTATTTCGGTCGCGACAGCGTGTGGACCGCTCTGGCCGCGCTGGCATACGGCGATTTTACGAAGGTCAAACAAACCCTGGAGTTGCTCGGCACCCATCAGGATGTTGACGGCAAAATTTTTCATGAGCTGACCATGAATGGGCAGGCGCACTTCGATGCCGCCGATGCCACGCCCCTCTACGTCATGCTCATGGGGCGTTATTTGCGCGCCAGCGGCGATCGCGACTTTGTCCGGCAGCAGTTTCCCCGCGTGCAGCGTGCCATGGGCTGTTGCCTCGCCACCGACCGGGATGGCGACCATTTCATCGAAAACACCCATGTCGGTCACGGCTGGGTGGAAGGGGGTGCCTTGTTCCCGGCGCATGCCGAGTTCTATCTCAATGCCTGCTGGACAGCAGCCTTGTGGGAAGCCGGCAACCTCGCCAAGGCCCTCGGACAAGACCGCCTGCTCCGGCGGTGGGCGCGCCACTGGCAGACAGTGCGCCATCGCCTGCCGGTAAGATTTTGGAACAAGCAAACCCGGTTCTACAATTTTGCCAAACGCACCGACGGCACATTTGTGGATGAAAAAACGATTATGCCGGCGGTGGCCATCTATCTCGGGCTGATCCCCCGCAAGCGTGCGGAAATCTGTTTGCAGGAACTGGCTGGCCTGCGTTTTTCCACAGATTGGGGCGTGCGTCTGGTGAGCTGCGACAGCCCGATTTACGATCCCGCGGGCTATCACACCGGCAGCGTTTGGCCGTTGTTCACCGGCTGGCTGGCACTGGCGGAATACCGCTCGTACCGCCCGACACAAGGTTTTGTCCATCTCATGAACAACCTCCTGCGGTATCGCGACTGGGCGGCGGGTTGCGTCCCGGAAGTATTGCACGGCGAACAATATCGGCCGGCCGGTGTGTGCCCGCATCAAGCCTGGTCGGAAGCCATGGTGTTGCTGCCGGTGCTGGAAGGCATGCTCGGGTTGGAGTGTGACGCCTTGCGCCACCATGTCACCCTGCGGCCGGCGCTGCCGCCGCAATGGGATTTTTTCGAGGTCAAGAATGTCCGGCTCGGCCGCCACCGTTTGCACCTGCGCATGCACCGGCGCGGAAAGGAAACCGTCTACTCTTTCCGCACCGACAGTACGATGCCAATGACGCTGCGCTTTCAGGCCATTCTGCCGCTGGGCACGGAGGTGAAGTTGCTGCGACTGAACGACAGCAGGCAATTCGGCGGCATGCAGATCACCCACTACCGGGACTTTCCGGAGCTGGAGTTCGAATTGTACGGACATGCCAGGCTGGCTTTCCACCATGATGGTGGCATCGGCGTGATGCCACCGGTGTCACTGCCGCGGGTGAATGAGCCGTCGAGGGGATTTCGCCTGCTTCGGGAGGAATGGGCATGTGGCATCCTGCAATTGACGGTTGAAGGCCGGCCCGGCCGGGAATATGAACTCGAGCTTTTCGATCCCGACCACACCATTCGCAACGTTGAGAACGCCCGCATCGTGGCCCGGCATGGTTCGATGGTCGTGCTCGGTTTTGAATTGCAAAGGAGGGGGCCGGAAAACGGGCCGGTGACGGGAAACATCATGGTCACGGCCGCATGA
- the waaF gene encoding lipopolysaccharide heptosyltransferase II — protein sequence MTAVPDKASPLPNPVRKVLIVQTAFLGDVILATPLVEAAHHVFAPCEVHFMVIPAAANALERHPGITRLVIFDKRGSQRGPAALWQLVRELRRENYAVAVVPHRSLRSALLVWLARIPLRIGFVRSAGARLFTHRVPYRETHEVERNLDLLRPFGVLPKALAPRVPWDEADAAVVAEMIGDCGTGRRWYALAPGSVWATKRWPADRFAQLARALIADHHALVFLVGGESDAELCAGIQAQAGAHCRNLAGRLTLRQAAALLDRCTLLVSNDSAPAHLGVATRCRVLTIFGPTVPRLGFAPYGAGHGVIEKNLACRPCSTHGSRRCPLGTHACMLEISVAEVLARVKDAVQSR from the coding sequence ATGACCGCCGTGCCCGACAAGGCTTCCCCGTTGCCCAACCCGGTTCGAAAAGTTTTGATTGTGCAGACGGCGTTCCTGGGCGACGTGATTCTGGCAACGCCGCTGGTGGAGGCCGCGCACCACGTGTTTGCGCCCTGTGAAGTTCATTTCATGGTGATTCCGGCGGCGGCAAATGCCCTGGAGAGACACCCCGGCATCACACGGCTGGTGATCTTTGACAAACGCGGCAGCCAGCGCGGTCCGGCGGCCCTGTGGCAACTGGTGCGGGAATTGCGCCGTGAAAACTATGCGGTGGCGGTCGTGCCGCACCGCTCGCTGCGCAGCGCGCTGCTGGTTTGGCTGGCGCGCATTCCCCTGCGCATCGGGTTTGTTCGCAGCGCGGGCGCGCGGTTGTTCACACACCGCGTGCCCTACCGCGAAACGCATGAAGTCGAGCGCAATCTCGATTTGTTGCGGCCGTTTGGCGTCTTGCCCAAGGCGCTGGCGCCGCGCGTGCCATGGGATGAAGCGGATGCTGCCGTGGTGGCGGAAATGATCGGCGATTGCGGCACAGGCCGGCGCTGGTACGCGCTGGCGCCGGGATCGGTGTGGGCGACCAAACGCTGGCCCGCCGACCGTTTCGCCCAGCTTGCCCGCGCGTTGATCGCGGATCACCACGCTTTGGTTTTTCTTGTTGGCGGCGAGAGTGATGCGGAATTGTGCGCCGGCATTCAAGCGCAGGCCGGCGCGCACTGCCGCAATCTTGCCGGCCGCCTCACGCTGCGGCAGGCCGCGGCTTTGCTCGATCGTTGCACGCTGTTGGTCAGCAATGACAGCGCGCCCGCGCATCTCGGGGTTGCCACGCGCTGCCGCGTGCTGACGATTTTCGGCCCCACGGTGCCGCGCCTGGGTTTCGCACCCTACGGCGCGGGCCACGGCGTGATCGAGAAGAATCTCGCCTGCCGGCCGTGCAGCACGCATGGCAGCCGGCGCTGCCCCCTGGGCACGCATGCCTGCATGCTGGAGATTTCCGTGGCAGAGGTTTTGGCGCGAGTGAAAGACGCGGTGCAGAGCCGATGA
- a CDS encoding lysophospholipid acyltransferase family protein: MRKLKHLLEYLGLRLLVLLATSMPRNAVLSLGAGLGRFTFSILRIRRRVTLHNLEQAFPEKARVEVLALGRRNYENFGMMLMEYLRLPQLSAEELEELVCFRSAEDEHLWQQTLAEGRGAICMTGHFGNWEYMGAMLAQRFPMVFLYQAQNNPYADRFIRRTRESLGMTSIPRGSALKGILKALREKKFVAVLADQDAGQSGIFVDFLGRPASTARGPAAFVLRSGAPILFVVAVRQPGGHHVIESECLRFDDLPAAWTEEEKIRAVTERWSAVLERRIRRHPDHWFWMHRRWKTAPPAAGQTGRECA, from the coding sequence ATGCGAAAACTCAAGCATTTGTTGGAATATCTCGGGCTGCGGCTGCTGGTGCTGCTTGCGACCAGCATGCCCAGGAATGCCGTGCTTTCATTGGGCGCGGGCTTGGGCCGTTTCACCTTTTCAATTTTGCGCATTCGGCGCCGGGTGACGTTGCACAATCTCGAGCAAGCCTTCCCGGAGAAAGCGCGCGTGGAGGTGCTGGCGCTCGGCCGGCGCAATTATGAAAATTTCGGCATGATGTTGATGGAATATCTGCGCCTGCCGCAGCTCAGCGCGGAAGAATTGGAAGAACTCGTGTGTTTTCGCAGTGCGGAGGACGAACATCTCTGGCAGCAGACGCTGGCGGAAGGCCGTGGCGCCATTTGCATGACCGGCCACTTTGGCAATTGGGAGTACATGGGCGCCATGCTGGCGCAGCGCTTCCCCATGGTCTTTCTCTATCAGGCGCAAAACAATCCTTACGCCGATCGCTTCATTCGCCGCACGCGCGAGTCGCTGGGCATGACAAGCATTCCGCGCGGCTCCGCGCTGAAGGGCATCCTCAAGGCCCTGCGCGAGAAAAAGTTCGTCGCGGTGCTCGCCGATCAGGATGCGGGTCAAAGCGGCATCTTCGTCGACTTTCTCGGCCGGCCGGCCTCCACGGCGCGTGGCCCGGCCGCCTTCGTGCTGCGCAGTGGCGCGCCCATTTTGTTCGTTGTTGCGGTGCGCCAGCCCGGTGGTCATCATGTGATTGAAAGTGAATGCCTGCGCTTCGATGATCTCCCCGCCGCCTGGACCGAGGAGGAGAAAATCCGCGCGGTGACGGAACGCTGGAGTGCCGTGCTGGAGCGGCGCATCCGCCGCCATCCTGATCACTGGTTTTGGATGCACCGGCGCTGGAAAACAGCACCGCCGGCGGCGGGCCAAACCGGCCGCGAGTGCGCATGA
- a CDS encoding L-threonylcarbamoyladenylate synthase — MNVIKINADHPEPEKITLAVNALREGQIIAYLTDTIYGLGVDARLPGAIDQIYALKRRVTEKALPVIIGNRGMLAGWVKYVSPVAEKLMQDFWPGPLTLVFEATKRVPQNLIASSTTLAVRVPARALPRLLSEMLNAPIISTSANLAGQPGATTAEEVVRQFGSELPLLLDSGPACTTLASTILDVTTSPPRLLRAGALPQEAIMQSIGAIQT, encoded by the coding sequence ATGAACGTAATCAAGATCAATGCCGACCATCCCGAGCCGGAAAAAATCACCCTCGCGGTGAATGCCTTGCGGGAGGGGCAGATCATCGCGTATCTCACCGATACCATTTACGGCCTGGGTGTCGATGCGCGGCTGCCCGGCGCGATCGATCAGATTTATGCGCTCAAACGCCGGGTGACGGAAAAAGCGCTGCCGGTGATCATTGGCAACCGCGGCATGCTTGCCGGCTGGGTGAAATACGTTTCACCGGTGGCGGAGAAGCTCATGCAGGATTTTTGGCCCGGACCGTTGACCCTGGTTTTTGAGGCGACGAAAAGAGTCCCGCAAAATCTCATCGCGTCCTCCACAACACTGGCGGTGCGCGTGCCGGCGCGTGCCCTGCCGCGGCTGCTCAGTGAAATGCTGAACGCCCCCATCATTTCCACCAGCGCCAATCTTGCGGGCCAGCCGGGCGCCACCACCGCGGAGGAAGTGGTGCGGCAATTCGGCAGTGAGCTGCCCTTGCTGCTCGATTCCGGGCCCGCCTGCACCACGCTGGCCTCGACCATTTTGGATGTCACCACTTCGCCGCCACGCCTGCTGCGCGCCGGCGCGCTGCCGCAGGAAGCCATCATGCAATCGATTGGAGCCATTCAAACGTGA
- a CDS encoding DUF3782 domain-containing protein, which yields MTELEKLEKLVYHGFKETDRQIKETDRQLKETDRQLKETDRQLKETGRQLQVTDQKLQDLIRRFAGLTDSLGLFAESSVRPAVARVFRERGYHLTNISARSVGRLDGDGMEWDVLGYGPTHVFAVEVKLKLERRDVDETLERLPRFFDFFPRYRGLVLHGVVAGMSIDAGVDRYAYKNGLFVLTQSGENIVLLNSPDFVPRAYTDAAAS from the coding sequence ATGACAGAACTGGAAAAATTAGAAAAACTTGTCTACCACGGTTTCAAGGAAACCGACCGGCAAATCAAAGAGACTGACCGGCAACTCAAAGAGACTGACCGGCAACTCAAAGAAACTGACCGGCAACTCAAAGAAACGGGCCGACAGCTCCAGGTGACTGATCAAAAGCTGCAGGATCTCATCAGGCGCTTTGCCGGCCTGACCGATTCACTGGGCTTGTTCGCGGAAAGTTCGGTGCGCCCCGCGGTTGCCCGTGTTTTTCGCGAACGCGGTTACCATTTGACCAACATTTCGGCTCGCAGCGTCGGACGCCTGGATGGCGACGGCATGGAATGGGACGTGCTCGGTTACGGCCCGACCCATGTTTTTGCCGTGGAAGTGAAACTCAAGCTCGAACGCCGCGATGTGGATGAAACCCTGGAGCGCCTGCCGCGATTTTTCGATTTCTTCCCGCGCTACCGCGGCCTGGTGTTGCATGGGGTGGTCGCGGGCATGAGCATCGATGCAGGCGTTGACCGTTACGCCTACAAAAACGGCCTCTTCGTGCTCACGCAATCGGGCGAAAACATCGTACTGTTGAACAGCCCGGACTTCGTTCCCCGCGCCTACACCGACGCCGCGGCCTCCTGA
- a CDS encoding glycosyltransferase family 9 protein, protein MIPLRRILLSRTDRLGDVILATPAATALKQQLPGVEVFFLARRYTAGILELHPHVDGIISLDEQGAVPLAGRLAAHRFDAVVALFPRPQLAWRFLQAGIPLRIGTGYRWYSVLYNRRVYQHRRHARQHEAECNLQLLAPLGITTTAVEFHYRRDPAVEREVTDLLAAQGVQAGFVVLHPGSGGSARDWPPEHFAALARQVVTVTKRQVVLTGHASERELTRQIRQASGGNLIDLAGHLTLKQLAGVLARAAVFVGNSSGPLHLARMVGTPVVAFYPPITACRPERWGPYGCRADVLMSQQEECFRCRKSRTRVCPCMQAIPVAEAFRKVEEKLS, encoded by the coding sequence GTGATCCCGCTGCGGCGTATTTTGCTTTCGCGCACCGACCGTCTGGGTGACGTGATTTTGGCGACGCCGGCTGCCACCGCGCTCAAGCAGCAGTTGCCCGGCGTGGAAGTTTTTTTTCTCGCGCGGCGCTACACCGCCGGCATTTTGGAGCTGCACCCGCACGTCGATGGCATCATCTCTCTCGATGAGCAGGGTGCCGTTCCGCTGGCCGGGCGGCTCGCGGCCCACCGGTTTGATGCCGTGGTGGCGCTTTTTCCCCGGCCGCAGCTGGCGTGGCGTTTTTTGCAGGCAGGCATTCCGCTGCGCATCGGCACGGGCTACCGCTGGTACAGCGTGCTATACAATCGCCGTGTGTATCAGCACCGCAGGCATGCCCGCCAGCATGAAGCAGAATGCAATCTGCAACTGCTGGCGCCTCTGGGCATCACCACCACGGCGGTGGAATTCCATTACCGCCGCGATCCCGCCGTCGAACGCGAAGTGACGGACTTGCTGGCGGCGCAGGGCGTGCAAGCGGGCTTCGTGGTGTTGCATCCCGGCAGCGGCGGCTCGGCGCGCGACTGGCCGCCGGAGCATTTTGCCGCCCTCGCACGGCAAGTGGTGACCGTCACGAAACGCCAGGTGGTGCTCACCGGCCATGCCAGTGAGCGCGAGCTCACCCGGCAAATTCGGCAAGCAAGCGGCGGGAACCTGATCGATCTCGCCGGTCACCTGACACTCAAACAACTTGCCGGCGTGCTTGCACGCGCGGCCGTGTTCGTGGGCAACAGCAGCGGGCCGTTGCATCTGGCGCGCATGGTGGGCACGCCGGTGGTTGCGTTTTATCCGCCGATCACCGCCTGCCGGCCCGAGCGCTGGGGACCCTATGGCTGCCGTGCCGATGTGTTGATGTCACAACAGGAGGAATGCTTTCGCTGCAGAAAGTCACGCACGCGGGTGTGTCCCTGCATGCAGGCAATCCCGGTGGCGGAGGCCTTCAGGAAGGTTGAGGAGAAACTGTCATGA
- a CDS encoding trehalase family glycosidase, protein MKQVKPLEFLARADKWYLGGGNRLLWAPPFPLFLDFPGLWDEAQYFNYSLQPLFTWTLLDEEGRELALHFCRRQWSPAVLTQKYLVSRTPGSHKRDDSLSVRERKMILPQDVAVCEVQLRNRSSRKRRLHVILWTVQENHPAQPGPRLSQVSQENGIISFLQSLAPANLPPLPVALSLGLNQPVQSFSLDPSERSALQPHWRFTPFYESFRAGRLPNRDFAGGDEREGLLYAALHVEMVLPAGGEASVTAGLAAAPDREQARDNLSETLGRGRVVKTSRTNWRRHFAGAPSFACSNEYFSRYYWYRWYGLRLNTIVVQEGNYRRPFVCEGIGYFRAPISYSAMCHMRENRWRHDPALAAGSLLTFIDNQQADGSFPGYIDVHQQRPHLFYHANWGQAVCELLRVHPSPDFAAASYAGLQRYARYFDETRDAEGSGLYDVCNQYETGQEFMSRYLAVARDADRDAWGRVFRLKGVDATVYLYQLKQALAELAVKLGRPEEARQWQSGAASIKQAILQKMWDPAEEMFFDVDPRSGNRTGVKAAVCFYPYFTDVVAAEHVSGLKRHLLNPQEFWTPFPAPAASVDDSNFCAEPEWKGRRMNCPWNGRVWPMTNSHLAEALAQTALRFGDAGLLQAAVGFISRFIVMMFHEGDPRRPNCFEHYHPYTGKAALYRGIDDYQHSWVNDLIIKYVCGIRPHDAGVRIDPLPFDLKWFKLDDVRVRGVRLTVQREGETFRVWCDGRRHGKSKIGGPVELAL, encoded by the coding sequence ATGAAACAAGTCAAACCACTCGAATTTCTCGCCCGCGCTGACAAGTGGTACCTCGGCGGCGGCAACCGCCTGCTGTGGGCCCCACCTTTCCCGCTGTTTCTCGATTTCCCCGGGCTGTGGGATGAGGCGCAATACTTCAACTATTCTCTGCAGCCGTTGTTCACCTGGACGTTGCTGGACGAGGAGGGCAGGGAGCTGGCGCTGCACTTTTGCCGCCGGCAATGGTCGCCCGCCGTGCTGACGCAGAAGTATCTCGTCAGCCGCACGCCGGGGTCGCATAAACGTGATGACTCCCTGTCCGTGCGCGAGCGCAAAATGATCCTCCCGCAGGATGTGGCCGTTTGCGAGGTGCAACTGCGCAACCGCTCGTCCAGGAAGCGGCGCCTGCATGTGATCCTGTGGACAGTGCAGGAAAATCATCCCGCACAACCAGGCCCCCGGCTCTCTCAAGTCAGTCAGGAAAACGGCATCATCTCGTTTCTCCAATCTCTCGCACCCGCCAACCTGCCGCCTTTGCCGGTGGCGCTGTCATTGGGATTGAATCAGCCGGTGCAATCTTTCAGCCTCGATCCCAGCGAGCGCTCGGCGTTGCAGCCCCACTGGCGCTTCACACCCTTTTATGAGAGCTTTCGTGCCGGCCGGCTTCCGAACCGTGACTTTGCCGGCGGAGACGAACGGGAAGGGTTGCTTTATGCCGCGCTGCATGTCGAGATGGTATTGCCCGCGGGCGGCGAAGCCAGTGTCACCGCCGGTTTGGCGGCCGCGCCGGATCGGGAGCAGGCTCGTGACAATCTCTCTGAGACGCTGGGGAGGGGCAGGGTCGTGAAGACAAGCCGCACGAATTGGCGGCGCCACTTTGCCGGGGCTCCGTCATTTGCCTGTTCGAATGAATATTTTTCCCGCTATTATTGGTATCGCTGGTACGGTCTGCGGTTGAACACCATCGTGGTGCAGGAGGGCAACTATCGCCGGCCTTTTGTCTGTGAAGGCATTGGATATTTCCGCGCGCCGATTTCCTACAGCGCCATGTGCCATATGCGGGAGAATCGCTGGCGCCATGATCCCGCCCTGGCTGCCGGCAGCCTGCTCACTTTCATCGACAACCAGCAGGCAGACGGCAGTTTTCCCGGCTATATCGATGTGCACCAGCAACGCCCGCATCTGTTTTATCATGCCAACTGGGGCCAGGCCGTGTGCGAGCTGCTGCGCGTTCACCCCTCGCCTGATTTCGCCGCCGCCAGTTATGCCGGACTGCAACGCTACGCCCGCTATTTCGACGAGACACGCGATGCCGAAGGCAGCGGTTTGTATGATGTCTGCAACCAGTATGAAACCGGTCAGGAGTTCATGTCGCGTTATCTCGCGGTGGCGCGCGATGCCGACCGGGACGCCTGGGGCCGGGTGTTTCGCCTCAAAGGCGTTGATGCCACGGTTTATCTTTATCAACTCAAACAGGCGTTGGCGGAGCTGGCGGTGAAATTGGGCAGGCCGGAGGAGGCCCGCCAGTGGCAGAGCGGCGCAGCCAGCATCAAACAGGCGATATTGCAGAAAATGTGGGATCCGGCGGAGGAAATGTTTTTCGACGTCGATCCGCGTTCGGGCAACCGCACCGGTGTAAAAGCCGCGGTCTGCTTTTATCCCTATTTCACCGATGTCGTGGCGGCGGAGCATGTCTCCGGATTGAAAAGGCACCTGCTGAATCCACAGGAGTTTTGGACGCCCTTTCCCGCGCCCGCGGCCAGCGTCGATGATTCCAACTTTTGCGCCGAGCCGGAATGGAAGGGCAGGCGCATGAACTGCCCCTGGAATGGCCGGGTGTGGCCGATGACCAACAGTCATCTGGCGGAGGCTCTGGCGCAGACGGCGCTGCGCTTCGGCGATGCCGGTTTGCTGCAGGCCGCCGTCGGGTTCATCAGCAGGTTTATTGTAATGATGTTTCACGAAGGCGACCCCCGCCGGCCGAATTGCTTCGAGCACTATCATCCCTACACCGGCAAAGCCGCCTTGTACCGCGGCATCGATGATTACCAGCACTCGTGGGTCAACGATCTCATCATCAAATATGTTTGTGGCATACGGCCGCATGATGCCGGCGTGCGCATCGACCCCCTGCCGTTTGATTTGAAATGGTTCAAACTCGATGACGTGCGGGTGAGAGGTGTGCGCCTGACGGTGCAACGTGAAGGTGAGACCTTCCGGGTTTGGTGTGATGGCCGGCGGCACGGCAAAAGCAAGATCGGCGGGCCGGTCGAGCTTGCGCTGTGA
- a CDS encoding low molecular weight protein arginine phosphatase: MSANRPFTILFVCSGNSCRSPMAEALLRLKLPSRLQEEVEIRSAGTLGIEGMPATESAISVVEEMGGELRRHRSQGLSEELVANADLILVMAREHVEHLQRHYPHYRENVFLLKRFANDQAPENPDIEDPIGYGREVYRACAETIAGEIDRALPAIVHLVQNRRHEAS; the protein is encoded by the coding sequence GTGAGCGCAAACCGTCCCTTCACCATCCTCTTCGTCTGCAGCGGCAACAGTTGTCGCAGCCCCATGGCCGAGGCGCTGCTTCGCCTCAAACTGCCTTCGCGCTTGCAGGAGGAAGTCGAAATTCGTTCAGCGGGTACGCTCGGCATCGAGGGCATGCCGGCTACCGAGTCGGCGATCAGCGTGGTGGAGGAAATGGGCGGCGAGTTGCGCCGCCATCGCTCGCAGGGCCTCAGCGAGGAACTGGTGGCCAATGCCGATCTCATCCTGGTCATGGCCCGTGAACACGTCGAGCATTTGCAGCGCCACTATCCCCACTATCGCGAGAACGTTTTTCTGCTCAAGCGCTTTGCCAATGATCAGGCGCCGGAGAATCCCGACATCGAAGATCCCATCGGTTACGGCCGCGAGGTGTATCGCGCCTGCGCCGAGACGATCGCCGGGGAAATCGACCGCGCTCTGCCCGCAATCGTGCATCTCGTGCAAAACCGCCGGCATGAGGCCTCGTGA